In the genome of Streptomyces violaceoruber, the window CTGGCCTAGCCGCCGCCCTCGATCTGCCGCGCATCCTGCGGCTGGGCCACGCCGACACGTTCGCCGCTCGGTGATCTCGACGCCCCGGTGCGCATCGAGGCGGTGCGCGGGCCCCGACCGCGCGGTCCCCGTCCTCGCCAAGGCCCGCGCCGACCGGAATGCCGACGTCCGCAAGGCGGCCGTCCTCGCCCCGACCCGGCACACGGACGCCGCCGAGGACGCCCGGACGGCACTCGCGACGACCACGGGCGACACGGACGCCGCCGGCAGGGCGTACGCGACCCGGGCTCTGTGACGCGCGGCGGGTGTGAGGGCCGGCCTCGGCCTACCCCCTATATCCAGTCGTCGGGCTCGGGCTCCGGCTCGTGCTCGGGCCAGTCGACCGCGCCGGCCTTCGCACCCGAACCGGTTCCCGGTCCGTCGGACGGGGCGGGCGCGGGCGCCGGGGCGGAACCCGGCCCCTCCAGCCCCGCCAGCGCCTCGACCACGCCCTCGCCGTACGTCGCCAGCTTCTTCTCGCCGACCCCGCTGATGCCCCCGAGCTGCCCGACCGAGGTGGGCCACACGGTGACGATCTCCCGCAGGGTGGCGTCGTGGAAGATGACGTACGCCGGGACGCCCTGCTCTCGGGCCTGTTCCGCGCGCCAGGCGCGCAGCGCCTCGAAGGCGGGGACCAGCTCCGCCGGCAGCTCGGCCGCGGCCGCCTTCGCCTTGCGCTCGCTGCGTCCGCCGCCCGCCGACTTGGCCGCGGCGGGCTTCTTGGGCTCCTTGCGCAGCGGCACCTCCCGCTCCCGCCGCAGGACCTCACCGCTGGTGTCGGTCAGCACCAGCGTGCCGTACTCCCCCTCGACCGCGAGCAGGCCCTGGGCCAGCAGCTGCCGGGCGACGCCCCGCCACTCGCCCTCGGTCAGCTCCTCGCCGATGCCGAACACGGAGAGCTGGTCGTGGTCGAACTGGATGACCTTGGCGGTGCGCTTGCCCAGCAGGATGTCGATGATCTGCCCGGCACCGAACTTCTGCCCGCGCTCCCGCTTCAGCCGCACCACCGTCGACAGCACCTTCTGCGCCGCCACCGTGCCGTCCCAGGTCTCGGGCGGGGTCAGGCAGGTGTCGCAGTTGCCGCAGGCGGACCCGTCCGGGTCCTGGCCGAAGTAGGCGAGGAGCTGACCCCGGCGGCACCGGGCGGTCTCGCACAGGGCGAGCATGGCGTCCAGGTGGGACTGGGCCCGGCGGCGGAACGCCTCGTCGCCCTCGCCGGACTGGATCAGCTTGCGCTGCTGTATGACGTCGTTGAGGCCGTACGCCATCCAGGCCGTGGAGGGCAGGCCGTCGCGCCCCGCACGACCGGTCTCCTGGTAGTAGCCCTCGACCGACTTCGGCAGGTCGAGGTGGGCGACGAACCGCACGTCCGGCTTGTCGATGCCCATGCCGAAGGCGATGGTGGCCACGACCACCAGGCCCTCCTCGCGCAGGAACCGCGACTGGTGCGCCGCGCGGGTGCCCGCGTCCAGACCCGCGTGGTACGGCACCGCCTCGACACCGTTGCGCGACAGGAACTCGGCGGTCTTGTCGACCGAGTTGCGCGAGAGGCAGTACACGATGCCCGCGTCGCCCGGGTGCTCCTCCCGCAGGAAGCTCAGCAGCTGCTTCTTGGGATCGGACTTCGGCACGACCCGGTACTGGATGTTGGGCCGGTCGAAGCTGGCCACGAAGTGCCGCGCCGCCGGCATGTGCAGCCGCTCGGTGATCTCGCGGTGGGTGGCGTCGGTGGCCGTCGCCGTGAGCGCGAGCCGGGGCACGTCCGGCCAGCGCTCGCCCAGCAGTGACAGGGAGAGGTAGTCGGGCCGGAAGTCGTGGCCCCACTGGGAGACGCAGTGCGCCTCGTCGATGGCGAAGAGGGAGATCTTGCCGCGGGAGAGCAGGTCGAGGGTGCTGTCCAGGCGCAGCCGCTCGGGAGCCAGGTACAGCAGGTCCAGCTCGCCGGCGAGGAACTCGGCCTCGGTCACGCGCCGCTCGTCGAAGTCCTGCGTGGAGTTCATGAACCCGGCCCGCACGCCGAGCGCCCGCAGCGCGTCGACCTGGTCCTGCATCAACGCGATCAGCGGCGAGACCACTATGCCGGTACCCGGCCTGACCAGGGACGGAATCTGGTAGCACAGGGACTTTCCGCCGCCGGTGGGCATGAGCACCACGGCGTCGCCGCCGGCGATCACGTGCTCGACGATCGCCTCCTGCTCGCCGCGGAAGGCGTCGTACCCGAAGACCCGGTGCAGGGTGGCCAGCGCCTCGCTGTCCCCGTCCCTCACCTGCGCCGTCTCTGCCATCTCGCCGATCACGCCCGTCCCGCCCATCGTCTGGTCCCCCGTACGTACTACCTCGCCCGTCCGGCCTGTCTGGTCCGTCCTGCCCCGACCACTGCCTCAACGATAGGGGTCCGCGCCGACAGCCCGGGAGTTATCCACAGGCTGCCCGACGCGGCCCGCGTCAAGGACACGTCGATCGTTCACACGTTCGCGGGAGACCTGCCTGATTCCGGCGGATAGTCTGATTGCACCCGCGAGACTCCGTCCCATGGGAGCACTGATGAGCGTCTCACCGAAGGCGTCCGCACCCGACTGGCCGACTCCGCCGGAGGGCGGCTGGACCGCGGACGACCTGGACCGGCTTCCGAACCTGCCTCCGCACACGGAGCTGATCGACGGCAGCCTCGTCTTCGTGAGTCCGCAGACTCTTTTCCACTCACGCGCTGTCGACTTCTTCAACTGGCAGCTCCAGTCCCTCGCGCCAGAGGAGTTCGAGGTCATCCGCGAGTTCACCATCGACATCGACCGGCAGAACCGGCCCGAGCCCGATGTGATCGTCGTGCGAGGCGACGTGGTGGACGACCCGGAGCAGACCCGCTACCCCGCCGAGGCCGTCACCCTGGCCGTCGAGGTCGTCTCCCCCGAATCGGTGTCCCGCGACCGCGAGACCAAGCCCCTGAAGTACGCCCGGGCCGGTATCGCCCACTACTGGCGGGTGGAGAACGAGAAGGGTCTCGCCGTCGTCCACGCCTTCGAGCTGGAGCCCACCACCCGTGCCTACACCAGCGTCGGCATCTTCCGCGAACGCATGAAGGTGAGCGCGCCCTTCCCGATGGACCTGGATCTGACGGCCGTCAAACCGCGCCGCGGCGGCGAGTAGCCCGGGCACACACGGCTGTGGTCCGGCACCTCCTCGAAGAGAGGTGCCGGACCACAGCCGTGAAGCCGTGAAGCCTCAAAGCCGCAAAGCCGCAAAGCCGCAAGCGCAGCGTCAGCGCACGAACACCCCCGCCTGACCCGCCAGGTCCAGGAAGTACTGGGGCGCCACGCCGAGCACCACCGTGACCGCCACGCCCACGGCGATCGCCGTCATCGTCAGCGGTGACGGCACCGCGACCGTCGGGCCCTCCGGACGCGGCTCGCTGAAGAACATCAGCACGATCACCCGGATGTAGAAGAACGCGGCGATCGCCGACGAGATCACACCGATCACGACCAGCGGGGCCGCGCCGCCCTCCGCCGCCGCCTTGAACACGGCGAACTTCCCGGAGAAACCGGAGGTCAGCGGGATACCGGCGAAGGCCAGCAGGAACACCGCGAAGACCGCCGCCACCAGCGGCGACCTGCGCCCGAGCCCGGCCCACTTCGACAGGTGCGTCGCCTCGCCGCCCGCGTCGCGGACCAGCGTGACGACCGCGAAGGCGCCGATCGTGACGAAGGAGTACGCGGCCAGGTAGAAGAGGACGGACGAGATGCCCTCCGGTGTGGTCGCGATCACACCGGCGAGGATGAAGCCCGCGTGCGCGATCGACGAGTACGCCAGCAGCCGCTTGATGTCGGTCTGCGTGATCGCGACGATCGCGCCGGCCAGCATCGTGACGATCGCCACGCCCCACATCACCGGCCGCCAGTCCCAGCGCAGGCCGGGCAGGACGACGTACAGGATGCGGAGCAGGGCGCCGAAGGCGGCCACCTTGGTCGCCGCTGCCATGAAGCCGGTCACCGGCGTCGGCGCGCCCTGGTACACGTCCGGTGTCCACATGTGGAACGGCACGGCGCCCACCTTGAACAGCAGGCCCATGACGATCAGCGCGGAGCCGACGAGGAGCAGCGCGTCGTTGCCCATGGTGTCGGCGAGCGCCGGGGTGACGTTCTGCACGGTGCCGTCGACGACCTGGGCGATCGTGCCGTACGACATCGAGCCCGCGTAGCCGTAGAGCAGAGCGATGCCGAACAGGGTGAACGCGGAGGCGAAGGCGCCGAGCAGGAAGTACTTGACCGCCGCCTCCTGCGACATGAGCCGCTTGCGGCGGGCCAGCGCGCACAGCAGGTACAGCGGGAGGGAGAAGACCTCCAGCGCCACGAAGAGCGTCAGCAGGTCGTTGGCCGCCGGGAAGACCAGCATGCCGGCGACGGCGAAGAGAAGGAGCGGGAAGACCTCCGTCGTGGTGAAGCCGGCCTTGACCGCCTTCTGCTCGCTCTCGCTGCCGGGCACGGCGGCCGCCTGCGCGGCGAAGGAGTCGACACGGTTGCCGTGCTGCTCCGGGTCGAGGCGCCGCTCGGCGAAGGTGAACAGGCCGACCAGGCTGGTCAGCAGAATGGTGCCCTGGAGGAACAGGGCCGGTCCGTCGACGGCGACGGCACCCATCGCCGCGATCCCGGCCTTGGTCGTGCCGTATCCGCCCGCCGCGAGCGCGACGATCGCCGCGAACGCCGCGACCAGGGCGACGGCGGACACGAACATCTGCGCGTAGTAGCGGGACCTGCGCGGCACGAAGGCCTCGACCAGGATTCCGATGATCGCCGCGCCGAGGACGATGAGGACGGGCGACAACTGTCCGTACTCGATCTTCGGTGCGTCGATCTTGGCGATCGGGTCGGCCGCCGTCGCCGCCGTTGTCCACAGGCTGTGGACGGCTGTTGCGCTCACTTGGCCGCCTCCACCTCAGGCTGGGGGTCCGTCTTGTGTACGTCGGACATGGTCTGCTCCACCGCCGGGTTGACGATGTCCGTCACGGGCTTCGGGAAGACGCCCAGGAAGATCAGCAGCGCCACCAGCGGTGCCACGACCACCAGCTCGCGCACCCGCAGGTCGGGCATCCCGTTCACCTCGGCCTTCACCGGGCCCGTCATCGTCCGCTGGTAGAGAACGAGGGTGTAGAGCGCGGCGAGGACGATGCCGAGGGTGGCGATGATGCCGATCACCGGATAGCGCGTGAACGTGCCGACCAGGACCAGGAACTCACTGACGAAGGGCGCGAGCCCCGGCAGGGAGAGGGTCGCGAGGCCGCCGATCAGGAAGGTGCCGGCCAGGATCGGGGCGACCTTCTGCACGCCGCCGAAGTCGGCGATGAGCCGCGAGCCGCGCCGCGAGATCAGGAATCCGGCGATCAGCATCAGCACGGCGGTCGAGATGCCGTGGTTGACCATGTACAGCGTGGCGCCGGACTGGCCCTGGCTGGTCATCGCGAAGATGCCCATGATGATGAAGCCGAAGTGCGAGATCGACGCGTAGGCGATCAGCCGCTTGATGTCGCGCTGGCCGACCGCGAGCAGCGCGCCGTAGATGATGCTGATGACCGCCAGGACCAGGATGACCGGCGTCGCCCACTTGCTGGCCTCCGGGAAGAGCTGGAGGCAGAAGCGGAGCATCGCGAAGGTGCCGACCTTGTCGACGACCGCCGTGATGAGCACGGCGACCGGCGCGGTCGACTCCCCCATGGCGTTGGGCAGCCAGGTGTGCAGCGGGAACAGCGGCGCCTTCACCGCGAAGGCGAAGAAGAAGCCGAGGAACAGCCAGCGCTCGGTGCTGGTCGCCATGTCCAGCGAGCCGTTGGCCCGCGCCTCGGCGATCTCGGTGAGCGAGAAGTTCCCGGCGACCACGTACAGGCCGATCACCGCGGCCAGCATGATCAGACCGCCGGCCAGGTTGTAGAGGAGGAACTTCACCGCGGCGTACGACCGCTGGGTCGCCGCCGTCTTCTCACCGTGCTCGTGCGCCCGGTCCCCGAAGCCGCCGATCAGGAAGTACAGCGGGATCAGCATGGCTTCGAAGAAGATGTAGAAGAGGAAGACGTCGGTGGCCTCGAAAGAGATGATCACCATCGCCTCGACGGCCAGGATCAGGGCGAAGAAGCCCTGTGTCGGCCGCCACCGGCTGCTGCCGGTCTCCAGCGGGTCGGCGTCGTGCCAGCCCGCGAGGATGATGAACGGGATCAGCAGGGCGGTCAGGGCGATCAGCGCCACCGCGATGCCGTCCACGCCCAGTTCGTACCGGACGCCGAAGTCCGCAATCCAGGAATGGGACTCGGTGAGCTGGTAGCGGTCGCCGTCGGGGTCGAAGCGGACCAGGACCGCGATCGCCAGCCCGAGCGTGGCCAGCGAGACCAGCAGCGCCAGCCACTTGGCCGCGGTGCGTTTCGCGGCCGGCACGGCTGCCGTGGCGATCGCCCCGACGGCCGGGAGGGCCGCCGTGACTGTCAGCAGGGGAAAGGACATCGGTATCAGACCGCCCTCATCAGCAGGGTCGCGGCGACGAGGAGTGCCGCACCGCCGAACATCGAGACCGCGTACGAGCGCGCGAAGCCGTTCTGCAGCCTGCGCATCCGCCCGGACAGGCCGCCGACCGAGGCCGCCGTCCCGTTGACGACTCCGTCGACCACGGTGTGGTCGACGTAGACCAGGGAGCGCGTCAGGTGCTCGCCGCCACGGACCAGGACGACGTGGTTGAAGTCGTCCTGGAGCAGGTCCCGCCGGGCGGCCCGGGTGAGCAGCGACCCGCGCGGGGCGACGGCCGGGACCGGACGGCGCCCGTACTGCGCCCAGGCGACGGCGACGCCGATGACCATGCAGGCCACCGTCGCCCCGGTGACCGCCCCGGCGCTGATCGGGGAGTCGCCGTGGCTGTGCCCGGTGATGGGCTCCAGCCAGTGCATGAAGCGGTCGCCGATGCTGAAGAAGGCACCGGCCCCGACCGATCCGACGGCCAGCACGATCATCGGGATCGTCATGAGCCCCGGCGACTCGTGCGGGTGCGGCGGTTCGTACGTGCCGCGTGTCTCGGCGGCGGGCTCCACGTCCGGCTTCGCGGGCGACGGCGTCGGGGCGTTGCGCCAGCGCTCCTCGCCGAAGAACGTCATCAGCATCACGCGTGTCATGTAGTACGCGGTGATGGCCGCGCCCAGCAGGGCACAGGCGCCGAGGATCCAGCCCTCGGTGCCGCCCTTGGCGAACGCCGCCTCGATGATCTTGTCCTTGGAGAAGAAGCCGGACAGGCCCGGGAAGCCGATGATGGCGAGGTAGCCGAGGCCGAAGGTGACGAAGGTGACCGGCATGTACTTGCGCAGTCCGCCGTAGCGGCGCATGTCGACCTCGTCGTTCATGCCGTGCATGACGGAGCCGGCGCCGAGGAACAGCCCGGCCTTGAAGAAGCCGTGGGTGACCAGGTGCATGATCGCGAAGACGTAGCCGATCGGGCCGAGGCCCGCGGCGAGCACCATGTAGCCGATCTGCGACATGGTCGAACCGGCCAGGGCCTTCTTGATGTCGTCCTTGGCACAACCGACGATCGCACCGAAGAGCAGCGTGACCGCGCCCACGATGGTGACCACCAGTTGCGCGTCGGGCGCGCCGTTGAAGATCGCGCCGGAGCGGACGATCAGGTACACGCCCGCCGTCACCATGGTCGCGGCGTGGATGAGGGCCGAGACCGGGGTCGGGCCCTCCATCGCGTCCCCGAGCCAGGACTGCAGCGGCACCTGGGCGGACTTGCCGCAGGCGGCGAGCAGCAGCATCAGGGCGATCGCGGTGAGCTTGCCCTCGTCCGCCCCGGCCGCCAGTCCGGCCTCCCCGTGGCCGCCGAGCACCGGCCCGAAGGCGAAGGTGCCGAACCACAGGAACATCAGCATGATGCCGATGGACAGGCCCATGTCGCCGACGCGGTTGACCAGGAAGGCCTTCTTCGCGGCGGTGGCGGCGCTGGGCTTGTGCTGCCAGAAGCCGATCAGCAGGTAGGAGGCGAGGCCGACGCCCTCCCAGCCGACGTACAGCAGCAGGTAGTTGTCGGCGAGGACGAGGATCAGCATCGCCGCGAGGAACAGGTTCAGGTAGCCGAAGAAGCGGCGGCGGCGCTCGTCGTGCTCCATGTACGCGACCGAGTACAGGTGGATGAGCGAGCCGACGCCGGTGATCAGCAGGACGAACGTCATCGACAGCTGGTCGAGCCGGAAGGCGACGTCGGCCTGGAATCCCTCCACCGGGATCCAGCTGAACAGGTGCTGCGTCAGGGTGCGGTCCTCGGCGCCGCTGCCGAGCAGGTCGGCGAAGAGGACGACGCCGAGCACGAAGGACACGGCGGCCAGCAGCGTGCCGATCCAGTGGCCGACGCGGTCCAGCCGGCGTCCGCCGCACAGCAGGACGACCGCTCCTAGCAGGGGCGCCGCCACCAGCAGCGCAATCAGGTTCTCCACGTTTCAGCAGCCCCTCACAGCTTCATCAGGCTGGCGTCGTCGACCGAGGCCGAGTGGCGGGAACGGAACAGGGACACGATGATCGCGAGCCCGACCACGACCTCCGCGGCGGCGACGACCATCGTGAAGAAGGCGATGATCTGGCCGTCGAGGTTGCCGTGCATGCGGGAGAAGGCGACGAACGCGAGGTTGCAGGCGTTGAGCATCAGCTCGATGCACATGAAGACCACGATCGCGTTGCGCCGGATCAGCACGCCGGTGGCACCGATCGTGAACAGCAGGGCCGCGAGGTACAGGTAGTTGACGGGGTTCACTTCGACGCCTCCTCGGACTGCTTGGAGTTGTCGGGGCCGACCGCCTTGCGTTCCAGCCGGTCCTCGGCCCGCTGCTCCAGCGCCTTCAGGTCGCCCAGCGCCTCCATCGACACGTCGCGGATCTGGCCCCGCTCGCGCAGCGTCTTGCTGACGGTCAGCTCGGAGGGGGTGCCGTCGGGCAGCAGCCCCGCGATGTCGACCGCGTTGTGCCGGGCGTACACGCCGGGTGCCGGCAGCGGCGGCAGGTGCTTGCCGTCGCGGATGCGCTGCTCGGACAGCTCGCGCTGGGTCCTGGCGCGCTCGGTGCGCTCGCGGTGGGTGAGCACCATCGCACCGACGGCGGCCGTGATGAGCAGGGCACCGGTGATCTCGAAGGCGAAGACGTACTTGGTGAAGATGAGGGACGCGATGCCCTCCACGTTGCCGTTCGCGTTGGCCTGGGCGAGACCGGTGAACTCGGAGACGGAGGCGTTGCCGATACCGGCGATCAGCAGGATGCCGAAGCCGAGCCCGGACAGCAGGGCCAGCCAGCGCTGGCCCTTGATGGTCTCCTTCAGGGAGTCCGCCGCGGTGACACCGACGAGCATCACCACGAACAGGAACAGCATCATGATGGCGCCGGTGTAGACGACGATCTGCACGATGCCGAGGAAGTAGGCGCCGTTGGCGAGGTAGAACACCGCCAGGACGATCATCGTCCCGGCGAGGCACAGCGCGCTGTGCACGGCCTTCTTCATGAAGACGGTGCACAGGGCGCCGATCACCGCGACCGTGCCGAGGATCCAGAACTGGACGGCCTCTCCGGTGGAGGTGCCGGCGGAGAGGGTCGCCGCGGCGGCGAGCTGCGCGCTCATCGGCGGATCACCTCCTCCGACGCCGGCTCGGTCGCGCCGAAGGTGGAGTCGCCCTCCTGGACGACCTCCCCCTTGGAGTGGGCGACCTGCTGGACCGTGCCGGGCGCGGCCTCGGTGACCAGGCCCCGGTAGTAGTCCTGCTCGTCGGTGCCCGGGTAGATGGCGTGCGGCGAGTCGACCATGCCCTCCTCGAGACCGGCGAGCAGCTGCTCCTTGGTGAAGATGAGATTGGCGCGGCTGGAGTCGGCCAGCTCGAACTCGTTGGTCATCGTCAGCGCGCGCGTGGGGCACGCCTCGATGCACAGGCCGCACAGGATGCAGCGGGCGTAGTTGATCTGGTAGACGCGGCCGTACCGCTCGCCCGGCGAGTAGCGCTCCTCGTCGGTGTTGTCCGCGCCCTCCACGTAGATGGCGTCGGCGGGACAGGCCCAGGCGCACAGCTCGCAGCCGACGCACTTCTCCAGGCCGTCCGGATGGCGGTTGAGCTGGTGCCGTCCGTGGA includes:
- a CDS encoding Uma2 family endonuclease, whose product is MSVSPKASAPDWPTPPEGGWTADDLDRLPNLPPHTELIDGSLVFVSPQTLFHSRAVDFFNWQLQSLAPEEFEVIREFTIDIDRQNRPEPDVIVVRGDVVDDPEQTRYPAEAVTLAVEVVSPESVSRDRETKPLKYARAGIAHYWRVENEKGLAVVHAFELEPTTRAYTSVGIFRERMKVSAPFPMDLDLTAVKPRRGGE
- the nuoN gene encoding NADH-quinone oxidoreductase subunit NuoN, with the protein product MSATAVHSLWTTAATAADPIAKIDAPKIEYGQLSPVLIVLGAAIIGILVEAFVPRRSRYYAQMFVSAVALVAAFAAIVALAAGGYGTTKAGIAAMGAVAVDGPALFLQGTILLTSLVGLFTFAERRLDPEQHGNRVDSFAAQAAAVPGSESEQKAVKAGFTTTEVFPLLLFAVAGMLVFPAANDLLTLFVALEVFSLPLYLLCALARRKRLMSQEAAVKYFLLGAFASAFTLFGIALLYGYAGSMSYGTIAQVVDGTVQNVTPALADTMGNDALLLVGSALIVMGLLFKVGAVPFHMWTPDVYQGAPTPVTGFMAAATKVAAFGALLRILYVVLPGLRWDWRPVMWGVAIVTMLAGAIVAITQTDIKRLLAYSSIAHAGFILAGVIATTPEGISSVLFYLAAYSFVTIGAFAVVTLVRDAGGEATHLSKWAGLGRRSPLVAAVFAVFLLAFAGIPLTSGFSGKFAVFKAAAEGGAAPLVVIGVISSAIAAFFYIRVIVLMFFSEPRPEGPTVAVPSPLTMTAIAVGVAVTVVLGVAPQYFLDLAGQAGVFVR
- a CDS encoding NADH-quinone oxidoreductase subunit J; protein product: MSAQLAAAATLSAGTSTGEAVQFWILGTVAVIGALCTVFMKKAVHSALCLAGTMIVLAVFYLANGAYFLGIVQIVVYTGAIMMLFLFVVMLVGVTAADSLKETIKGQRWLALLSGLGFGILLIAGIGNASVSEFTGLAQANANGNVEGIASLIFTKYVFAFEITGALLITAAVGAMVLTHRERTERARTQRELSEQRIRDGKHLPPLPAPGVYARHNAVDIAGLLPDGTPSELTVSKTLRERGQIRDVSMEALGDLKALEQRAEDRLERKAVGPDNSKQSEEASK
- a CDS encoding NADH-quinone oxidoreductase subunit M; the encoded protein is MSFPLLTVTAALPAVGAIATAAVPAAKRTAAKWLALLVSLATLGLAIAVLVRFDPDGDRYQLTESHSWIADFGVRYELGVDGIAVALIALTALLIPFIILAGWHDADPLETGSSRWRPTQGFFALILAVEAMVIISFEATDVFLFYIFFEAMLIPLYFLIGGFGDRAHEHGEKTAATQRSYAAVKFLLYNLAGGLIMLAAVIGLYVVAGNFSLTEIAEARANGSLDMATSTERWLFLGFFFAFAVKAPLFPLHTWLPNAMGESTAPVAVLITAVVDKVGTFAMLRFCLQLFPEASKWATPVILVLAVISIIYGALLAVGQRDIKRLIAYASISHFGFIIMGIFAMTSQGQSGATLYMVNHGISTAVLMLIAGFLISRRGSRLIADFGGVQKVAPILAGTFLIGGLATLSLPGLAPFVSEFLVLVGTFTRYPVIGIIATLGIVLAALYTLVLYQRTMTGPVKAEVNGMPDLRVRELVVVAPLVALLIFLGVFPKPVTDIVNPAVEQTMSDVHKTDPQPEVEAAK
- the nuoK gene encoding NADH-quinone oxidoreductase subunit NuoK; translation: MNPVNYLYLAALLFTIGATGVLIRRNAIVVFMCIELMLNACNLAFVAFSRMHGNLDGQIIAFFTMVVAAAEVVVGLAIIVSLFRSRHSASVDDASLMKL
- the recQ gene encoding DNA helicase RecQ, producing MGGTGVIGEMAETAQVRDGDSEALATLHRVFGYDAFRGEQEAIVEHVIAGGDAVVLMPTGGGKSLCYQIPSLVRPGTGIVVSPLIALMQDQVDALRALGVRAGFMNSTQDFDERRVTEAEFLAGELDLLYLAPERLRLDSTLDLLSRGKISLFAIDEAHCVSQWGHDFRPDYLSLSLLGERWPDVPRLALTATATDATHREITERLHMPAARHFVASFDRPNIQYRVVPKSDPKKQLLSFLREEHPGDAGIVYCLSRNSVDKTAEFLSRNGVEAVPYHAGLDAGTRAAHQSRFLREEGLVVVATIAFGMGIDKPDVRFVAHLDLPKSVEGYYQETGRAGRDGLPSTAWMAYGLNDVIQQRKLIQSGEGDEAFRRRAQSHLDAMLALCETARCRRGQLLAYFGQDPDGSACGNCDTCLTPPETWDGTVAAQKVLSTVVRLKRERGQKFGAGQIIDILLGKRTAKVIQFDHDQLSVFGIGEELTEGEWRGVARQLLAQGLLAVEGEYGTLVLTDTSGEVLRREREVPLRKEPKKPAAAKSAGGGRSERKAKAAAAELPAELVPAFEALRAWRAEQAREQGVPAYVIFHDATLREIVTVWPTSVGQLGGISGVGEKKLATYGEGVVEALAGLEGPGSAPAPAPAPSDGPGTGSGAKAGAVDWPEHEPEPEPDDWI
- the nuoL gene encoding NADH-quinone oxidoreductase subunit L; protein product: MENLIALLVAAPLLGAVVLLCGGRRLDRVGHWIGTLLAAVSFVLGVVLFADLLGSGAEDRTLTQHLFSWIPVEGFQADVAFRLDQLSMTFVLLITGVGSLIHLYSVAYMEHDERRRRFFGYLNLFLAAMLILVLADNYLLLYVGWEGVGLASYLLIGFWQHKPSAATAAKKAFLVNRVGDMGLSIGIMLMFLWFGTFAFGPVLGGHGEAGLAAGADEGKLTAIALMLLLAACGKSAQVPLQSWLGDAMEGPTPVSALIHAATMVTAGVYLIVRSGAIFNGAPDAQLVVTIVGAVTLLFGAIVGCAKDDIKKALAGSTMSQIGYMVLAAGLGPIGYVFAIMHLVTHGFFKAGLFLGAGSVMHGMNDEVDMRRYGGLRKYMPVTFVTFGLGYLAIIGFPGLSGFFSKDKIIEAAFAKGGTEGWILGACALLGAAITAYYMTRVMLMTFFGEERWRNAPTPSPAKPDVEPAAETRGTYEPPHPHESPGLMTIPMIVLAVGSVGAGAFFSIGDRFMHWLEPITGHSHGDSPISAGAVTGATVACMVIGVAVAWAQYGRRPVPAVAPRGSLLTRAARRDLLQDDFNHVVLVRGGEHLTRSLVYVDHTVVDGVVNGTAASVGGLSGRMRRLQNGFARSYAVSMFGGAALLVAATLLMRAV
- the nuoI gene encoding NADH-quinone oxidoreductase subunit NuoI, which produces MAEEREEHRDNTEHVDHKGTDPGFMNPVAGFGVTFKAMFKKRLTEQYPEQQKTTAPRFHGRHQLNRHPDGLEKCVGCELCAWACPADAIYVEGADNTDEERYSPGERYGRVYQINYARCILCGLCIEACPTRALTMTNEFELADSSRANLIFTKEQLLAGLEEGMVDSPHAIYPGTDEQDYYRGLVTEAAPGTVQQVAHSKGEVVQEGDSTFGATEPASEEVIRR